The proteins below come from a single Anderseniella sp. Alg231-50 genomic window:
- a CDS encoding CHASE2 domain-containing protein, translating to MNKLYDRFRTRLGVLGLIGLLVASHVVFNTSLDELRGKSFDFYQTLSPRTATADKVVVVGVDDETIGVEGRWPWPRNRIADLITAIHASGVSVLGIDVLFSEPDESPGGVARDDQLAKSIASSATILATSIGDFPGSSIPDTSVGWAVVGNGNAQALPWQPGIITSTATVRAGAAGLGIVRSVSDSDGVVRTVPLVWASKTADQLALWPAFSLELARVYKSGTGYALRVRPSGFEALKLGDTVIPLSNGGAVWLWEQSKPIPRVSALDVMAGKAGDTLKGKIAILSVNALGVDKFHTTPTVAARSGAEIHAVLANQILDGRFLSEPGDAKRVERLWFLVSALLLLTASYFFASRIWLLLAAGLALCLAPLLAGYAAYLQTAQLYEPVQPAVGLAAVALAEVYSLFRESDARRQQLSRQFSQYLSPNIVAMLSESRRDLTTSAEKREITVLMMDMRGFTSSSESLPADEINATVNRFLTLASQEIFKRDGTIDKFMGDAILAFWNAPVDQADHTDRALESVLAIRASLEVENVQREKDGKPPIRVGAGIETGICSVGNFGSDIRFDYTAIGSSVNMSARLESATKATGCPVLLGPGFAQRHVDDIEPVDRIELSGFANPVQVFAPIGLKPPAKPSAGRQAAKKKRKA from the coding sequence GTGAACAAACTGTATGACCGCTTCCGTACGCGACTGGGGGTTCTCGGTCTGATCGGATTGCTGGTTGCGTCGCACGTTGTTTTCAACACAAGTCTGGATGAGCTGCGCGGAAAGTCATTCGATTTCTACCAGACCCTGAGCCCGAGAACCGCCACCGCCGACAAAGTGGTGGTGGTCGGTGTTGACGATGAAACCATAGGCGTCGAAGGACGCTGGCCGTGGCCGCGCAATCGCATTGCAGATCTTATTACCGCAATTCATGCATCGGGCGTTTCGGTACTTGGCATTGATGTCCTGTTTTCAGAACCGGACGAGAGTCCCGGTGGGGTTGCCCGTGACGACCAGCTGGCCAAATCCATTGCATCGTCTGCGACAATACTTGCAACCAGTATCGGTGATTTTCCCGGATCCAGCATACCCGACACCAGTGTCGGCTGGGCGGTTGTGGGAAACGGCAATGCACAAGCCCTGCCATGGCAACCGGGCATCATCACCTCGACCGCCACCGTGCGGGCAGGTGCCGCGGGCCTGGGCATTGTCCGGTCTGTTTCTGACAGCGATGGCGTGGTGCGCACGGTTCCGCTGGTCTGGGCGTCAAAGACGGCGGATCAGTTGGCCCTGTGGCCCGCCTTCAGCCTGGAACTTGCCAGGGTCTACAAGTCAGGCACCGGATATGCCCTGCGGGTCCGCCCGTCCGGATTTGAAGCGCTGAAACTCGGCGATACGGTCATTCCTCTGTCAAATGGAGGGGCCGTTTGGCTCTGGGAACAGTCCAAGCCAATACCGAGAGTGTCTGCACTCGATGTCATGGCCGGCAAGGCCGGTGATACTCTCAAGGGCAAAATCGCCATTCTGTCGGTGAACGCGCTCGGTGTGGACAAGTTTCATACAACACCTACGGTGGCGGCGCGGTCGGGTGCAGAAATCCACGCTGTACTCGCAAACCAGATTCTGGATGGCAGGTTTTTGTCCGAGCCGGGTGATGCAAAGCGGGTTGAGCGCCTGTGGTTTCTGGTATCGGCCCTGCTGTTGCTGACGGCATCCTACTTTTTCGCCAGCCGGATATGGCTGCTGCTGGCAGCCGGGCTGGCGTTGTGCCTGGCGCCGTTGCTGGCGGGCTATGCGGCTTATCTGCAGACCGCGCAATTGTATGAACCGGTCCAGCCGGCGGTCGGACTGGCGGCGGTTGCGCTGGCGGAGGTCTACAGCCTGTTTCGCGAATCAGATGCCCGGCGTCAGCAATTGTCACGGCAGTTTTCGCAATACCTGTCACCGAACATTGTTGCCATGTTGAGCGAATCCCGGCGCGATCTGACCACCAGCGCCGAGAAGCGCGAGATTACTGTCCTGATGATGGACATGCGCGGCTTTACCTCAAGCAGCGAAAGCCTGCCCGCAGATGAAATAAATGCAACGGTGAACCGTTTCCTGACATTGGCCAGCCAGGAGATATTCAAGCGCGACGGCACCATCGACAAATTCATGGGCGATGCCATCCTGGCATTCTGGAATGCCCCGGTGGATCAGGCAGATCACACCGACCGGGCCCTGGAATCGGTGCTGGCCATCCGCGCTTCGCTTGAGGTCGAGAACGTACAGCGGGAAAAAGACGGCAAGCCGCCGATACGGGTGGGGGCCGGGATTGAGACCGGCATCTGCTCGGTTGGTAATTTCGGATCGGATATCAGGTTCGATTATACCGCGATCGGGTCCAGCGTGAACATGTCGGCGCGGCTTGAATCAGCAACCAAGGCGACCGGTTGCCCTGTATTGCTGGGGCCTGGTTTCGCCCAGCGCCATGTTGACGACATCGAACCGGTTGACCGAATTGAGCTGTCCGGCTTTGCCAATCCGGTGCAGGTGTTCGCGCCGATCGGTCTGAAACCGCCGGCCAAACCGTCAGCCGGCAGGCAGGCTGCAAAGAAAAAGCGAAAGGCCTGA
- a CDS encoding glutamine amidotransferase: protein MKKRIVIVLHQETSTPGRVGMKLIQKGYELDIRKPALGEALPDNIEDYAGAIIFGGPMSANDDCEHDYVRTEIDWISKPLDTGVPFLGICLGGQMLARHLGGKVFGFPDDRAEIGYYGISETAEGAAYGPWPQKVYQWHREGFELVDGAVCLATSQGHFPHQAFRYGDTAFAIQFHPEVTQKMMNRWLVKAEERLALPGARPRDSHFSDRFVHDPSVDVWLDRFLDDWLATAQAPVSVLAAE, encoded by the coding sequence ATGAAAAAACGCATCGTCATAGTGCTGCACCAGGAAACCTCGACGCCGGGCCGCGTCGGGATGAAGCTGATACAGAAGGGCTATGAGCTCGATATCCGCAAGCCTGCATTGGGCGAAGCCCTGCCGGACAACATTGAAGACTATGCGGGCGCGATCATTTTCGGCGGCCCGATGAGCGCCAATGACGACTGCGAGCACGATTATGTCCGCACCGAAATCGACTGGATCTCAAAGCCGCTCGATACAGGTGTTCCGTTCCTGGGCATTTGTCTCGGCGGCCAGATGCTGGCCCGGCACCTGGGCGGCAAAGTGTTCGGGTTTCCCGATGACCGGGCCGAGATAGGTTATTACGGCATTTCCGAAACTGCCGAAGGTGCTGCCTATGGCCCCTGGCCGCAAAAGGTCTACCAGTGGCATCGCGAAGGGTTTGAACTGGTTGACGGTGCGGTTTGCCTGGCCACGTCGCAGGGCCACTTCCCGCATCAGGCCTTCCGTTATGGCGATACCGCATTTGCCATCCAGTTTCATCCCGAGGTCACGCAGAAAATGATGAACCGCTGGCTGGTCAAGGCAGAGGAAAGACTGGCATTGCCCGGCGCCCGGCCTCGCGACAGTCATTTCAGCGACCGTTTCGTGCATGACCCGTCGGTTGATGTATGGCTGGACAGGTTTCTTGACGACTGGCTGGCAACCGCACAAGCGCCCGTATCAGTGCTGGCCGCTGAATAG